The Deltaproteobacteria bacterium genome includes a window with the following:
- a CDS encoding monothiol glutaredoxin, Grx4 family: protein MTMQDETHNRISEVIKAQEVVLFMKGTPVMPQCGFSATVIQI, encoded by the coding sequence ATGACCATGCAAGATGAAACCCACAACCGTATTTCTGAAGTCATCAAGGCCCAAGAGGTTGTTTTGTTTATGAAGGGTACACCTGTGATGCCCCAGTGTGGTTTTTCGGCCACTGTGATTCAGATT